CCTCTCGCTGGCCGCGGCCAGCGACACGCCCTCGGTGCGTGCGATCTGTCGAACCAGCATCTGGCCCATGCGCCCGGAGGCGCCGACGACGGCGATCTTCATCTCGTTCCTCTCAAATTTCTTGGCGTAAACTAACGAATTCAGGACGAGGGGAACACATGCTCTTCATGGTGGTCGAGAAGCTCAAGAACCAGGACGGCAAGGCCGTCTATCGCAAGCTCCAGAAGGGCCGCGGCCTGCCCGACGGGCTGGAGTTCGTCGCGAGCTACGTCACGGCCGATCTCGGCCGCTGCTTCCAGCTCATGCGCACCGACGACATCACGACGTTCCAGCGCTGGATCGCCGACTGGCAGGAGGTCGTCGAGTTCGAGGTCGTGCCGGTGGTCGAAGGCAAGACGACGCGCGAGGCCCTCGAACCGCTACTGTAGGAACAGATTCCGACGAAGGAGAGCAGGCGATGATTACAGGTGGCTGCCATTGCGGCGCGATTCGCTATCAGGCCGGGGGCGACGCCCTCCACCACGCGCTATGCCATTGCACGGACTGTCGGCGGCACGCCGGGGCGCCGATGGTGGGTTGGACGATGTACCCGCACGATGCGGTCAAGGTGACCAAGGGCACTCCCAAGGTCTACGCCTCATCGGAGCATGGAAGGCGGCATTTCTGCCCCGACTGCGGCACCGGGCTGTTCTACGACAACGCCAAGATGTTGCCGGGGCTCATCGATATCCAGAGCGCGACTTACGACGATCCGGATGCAGTGCCGGCGCAGGTCCACATCCAGGTCGCCGACCGGATCGGATGGATGAAGAACGCCCATGAGCTGCCAGCGTTCGACCGCTATCCGCCGCAGCCGTGACGCGGGCGGCTACTTCCAGGGATCGGCCACCTTCGGCCAGAACGGCGTCTTGCGCTTGGTGTAAGGCCAGCGGGTGACGTCTGGGTCGGCGGCGCCGGGCGTGGCGACGTAGAGGATCTCCTTCGCGACGCCGACGAAGCCGTTATAGAAATGCTGCGCCGACTTCACGACGACGACGCGGTAGTCCGCGGGCTCGGCGCCGACCGCGCGGAAGGCGTCGGCGTGGAAGGTCTGGTTGCGGCGCGTGCAGATCGCGATGTCTACATGCTCCGACGAGAGCAGCGCCATGTCGCCGAGCGGGGACATCACCGGCCCGTAGGGCTGGAAGACGTTACGGGCGATCTTCTTCACCGTGACGTCGAGGTCGACCGGATCGCCGCTCACTGTGCCTGACTTGCCGCCCAGCCGCATGCGGATGCGCGCGCCCTCGCCCGCCTCCTCGGCGATCTGAAAGGCCATCGGATCCCACATCACGCCGAACAAAGCCGGGCCGATCTCGCGCTCGACCAAGGCCTTCAGCACGAAGGTCGAATCGCCCGGCGCGCCCGAGCCCGGATTGTCGGCGCGGTCGGCCAGGACCAGCGGTCCCTGGTTGTGCGAGGCGGCGCGGTCCATCGCCTCGTCGATGGTCAGGTATTTGGTGGCATAGCGTTCGCGGTTGTCCCACAGCTCCTTGCCCAGCTGCTCGGCCAGGGCTTCGGCCTTCTTCATGTCGCCGTCGGCCACGACCAGGGTGCGGGTGCCGACATCTTCCACGTCGGCGAAGGAGAAGCCGTGGCTCAGCGAGACGGAGAGGATGCCGTCCTTGCCCTCGAGGCTCTTCATGCGGACGACGTACTCGCTGATCGGCGGCACGGAGGTGCGGTACTGCGCGATCATGCGGCAGTCGTAGCGCGCCATCACCGGCTTCACCTTGCCCTCGACCGTGTCGGCAATGATGGCAAACAGCTCGGCCGCCCGCTCCATCGTGTCGGTGTGCGGGTATTCCTTGTAGCCCACCAGCACGTCGGCGCTGTCGAGCATCAGCGCGCTCAGGTGACAGTGCAGGTCGAACTCGGCGCCGATCGCGACCTTGGGCCCGACGATGGCGCGGATGCGCGACAGGAGATCGCCCTCGCAGTCGTCGTAGCCGTCGGCCACCATCGCGCCGTGCACGTTGATCAGCACGGCATCGAGCGGCAGGGCCGCCTTCACGCCATCCAGGACCTCGTCGCGGAAATCCTCGTAGACCTTGCGCACGGTCGTGCCCGAGGGGGCGGCGAAGGTCGAGAGCCCCTCGATCACCGTCCAGCCGCGCTTCTCCGTCTCCTTGCGCCAGACATGCATCGGGGCGGTGAAGTTGGTCGGCGCGTGCTTCGTGGCGTCGCCGTGCCAGATGCCGTGCTCCTGATAGCCGCGCAGGCCGGTCGGGAAGGGCACGAACTGGTTGGTCTCGGTCCCGAGGGCCGCGATGAACACACGCTTGGTCAACGAATTACTCCTTGGCGCAATGGCAGCCCACGACATGGTCGTCGACCACGCCCGAGGCTTGCATGAAGGCATAACAGATCGTGGAGCCGACGAACTTGAAGCCGGCCTTCTGCAACGCCTTGGACAGGGCGTCGCTCTCGGGCGTTCGTGCCGGCACGCCCTTCAGGTCCTTCGGGCGGTTCTTCTTCGGTTTGCCGCCGACGAAGCTCCACAGGAACCTGGAAAAGGAGCCTTCGCGCTCCATGAGCGCGAGATAGGCCTGGGCGTTGGTCACGCTGGCGGCGATCTTGCCCTTGTGGCGGATGATGCCGGGATCGAGCAGCAGCTTCTCCAGCTTCGCAGGGCGATAGCGCGCGATCTTCTCCGGGGCGAACCCGTCATAGACCTTGCGATAGTGCTCGCGCTTGCGCAGCACCGTGATCCAGGAGAGGCCCGCCTGGCAGCCTTCGAGGGTCAGAAGCTCGAACAAAGCGCGGTCGTCGCGCAGCGGACGGCCCCATTCCGTGTCGTGGTATTTCTGGTAGAGCGGATCGTCGGAGACCCAGCCGCATCTTGGCTTGCCGTCCGCGCCGCTCACTCTATCGTGCTTCCAAACCATGTGAGGAAGCTACCCAATGTCCAAGGTCCCCGCCAATCTGAAGGTCTGCATTTTCGATGTATTCGGCACCGTCGTCGACTGGCGCGGCAGCCTGATCGCCGACCTGCCCGCGCTCGGCAGGAAATACGGAATCGAGACCGACTGGACGAGCTTCGCCGACGACTGGCGCGGCCTCTACCAGCCGCAGATGGGCCGGGTGCGCAAGGGCGAGCTGCCGTGGACGCGCATCGACGACCTGCACAAGGAAGCCTTCGAGATGCTGCTGCAGAAGCGCGGCCTCAAGCATCCGGGCGAGGAAGGCGCGTGGGAGTTCACGCACCTCTGGCACAAGCTGCGCCCCTGGCCCGATTCGGTCGAGGGCATCGGCATGATGAAGAAGAAGTACGTCGTGGCCACGCTCAGCAACGGCAACGTCGCGCTGCTGATCAATATGGCGAAGAACGGCGGCATCCCGTGGGATCATTGCTTCTCGGGCGAGACCTTCCATCACTACAAGCCCGACCCCGAGGCCTATCTCGGCGTGGTCGACAGCATGTATCTCAAGCCCGAGCAGGTCATGCTGGTCGCGGCGCACAACAACGATCTCGCGGCGGCGCAGAAGTGCGGCCTGTCGACCGGCTTCGTGCTGCGCCCCGGCGAACACGGCCCCGGCCAGACCCGCGACCTCAAGGCCGAGGGCGACTGGAACGCCGTTGGCACCTCGATGATCGATCTCGCGAAGAAGCTTGGGTGCTGATTCTGCTGAATAAGGATCCTTCGCTTCGCTCAGGATGACACCGATTTTTGGATCGGCGCACTGCGCCAATCCCAGCAATAGTGTCATCCCGAACGAATTGAGGGATCCTTAGCTCTCTTACACCCCGATCGTCGTCAGATCCTGGAACCAGTGCTGGGCCTGGATGTAGGACTTGATCTTGGGTGACAGCGCGTGCGGGTTGGTGTCGTGGACGACCCAGATCAGCACGGCGTCGTCGACCACCTTCTCGTGCACCCTGGCCATGATGGCGTCCTGCCTGGCCGGATCGAACTGCTGGAGCGCCTCGTCGATCAGCTTGTCGACCTCGGGGCTGGCATAGTTGCTCCAGTTCACGCCGACGGGCGCACCCTGGTTGGACGCGAAGAAGCGCGTGAAGGCGTAGAGCGGATCCGACGTCACGTAGGCGATGTTGTTGGCAGTGACGTCCTTGTTCATCTCGGCCTTGGCGCCGGCGCGCCACGCGGTGTAGAGCGCCTCGAGCTCGACGACCTTGAATTCGAGGTCGATGTAGACGTCCTTGAACATCTGCTGGATGGCCTCGTTCATCGGCAGAGACAGCATCTGGCCGCTGCCGCCCGAGGCGACCACGAATTTGGTCTTGAGCGGCTGGGCTTTGCTGAAGCCGGCGGCGCTCATCAGCATGCGCGCCTCGTCCGGTGCGAACTTGATCTCGAAGTTCGGCTTGCCGAACCACGGGCTCGACTTGTCGACCTGGCCGAATGCCGGCGTGGCGAGGCCGCCCAGCAGCTGCACGATGGCGGTACGGTCGATCGCGAGGTTGGCGGCCTTGCGCAGGCGGATGTCGGTCCACGGCGAGCCCGGCAGCATCGACGGGTGATAGTTCCAGACGTGCGGCGTGACGTTCTGCACGATCTTCATGCCGGCCTTGGTCAGGCGGTCGACCGTGTCGGGCGTCGGCGTCTCGATCAGATCGACGGAACCTGAGAGAAGGGCGGCCGTGCGCGTCGCACCCTCGGGTGCGACCACGAGGATCATGCGGTCGGCCTTGGGGATGCGCTTGGGGTTCCAGTACGCCTCGTTCTTGACCAGTTCGGCGCGCTCGCGCGGCACCAGGCGGGCGAGCTTGAACGGGCCGGTGCCCGACGGCTCGGAGGCGAACTTGTTCCAGTCCTTGCCGAGCTTCTCGAACTGCGCCGGGCTCGAGACCAGGAACCACAGCATCTGGTAGGGAAAGAGCGCGTCGACGACCTTGGTCTTCACCTCGACCGTCATGTCGTCGATCTTCTTGTAGCTGGCGACCGACGGCAGGCGCGGCCGCACCTGCGAGGCCTGGCGCTGATCGAACTGCGGCGCCTTGGTATCGAACACCTTGTCGAAGTTCCAGATTACCGCGTCGGCGTTGAACGCGGACCCGTCATGGAACTTCACGCCGTCGCGCAACTTGAAGGTCCACAGGGTCTTGTCGGCGTCGTTGACCTTCCACTCGGTGGCGAGGCCCGGGATCAGCTTGCCCGGCCGGTCGGAGATATCCATCTCCCAGGCGACCAGCGGATCGTAGAGCGTGTAGCCGGTGAACTTGTAGGCACCGGCGCCGCGATCGGGCTGGCCGGTGGTGAGCGGCACGTCGGCCATCGAGATGCCGAAGCGCACGACCTTTTCCTGTGCAAGCGCGGGGATCGGCAGCGCCGCCAGCGCACTGGCGGCAATGAAGGTACGGCGGGACACGCTCATTTCGGGACTCCTGTCAGAGTTTCGGTCGGTGCGAGCGCCACGGCGTGGCGCGTTCGTAGGCGGATCCGGCGGCGATGACGCTGGCTTCGTCGAAGGCACGGCCGGCAAGCTGGAAGGCGAGCGGCATGCCGTCGGCGCCGAAACCGCAGCACACCGCGGCGGCGGGCTGGCCGGTGACGTTGAACGGCATGCTGAGCGAGGGCTTGCCGAGGAAGTGGAAGATCGGCGCCGGCTCCTCGAAGATTTCCGGCGGGCCCCACTGGTTGGCCGTCATCACGAGGTCGTAGCCGCGCATCGCCTCGCGCGTGTCCTGCTGCAGCTTGCGGCGGAAGCGCAGCGCCGAGATGTACTGCTCGGCCGACAGGAAGGCGCCGAGCTGGAAGCGCCGCCGCGTCGTGTAGCCGAACTTCTCCGGCCGCTCGATCACGTCACGGCGATGGATGGCATGCGCCTCGGTGGTGATGATGACGCGGCCGCAGATGTGATAGTCGCGGATATCGGGGAAGACCACCTCCTCGACCGTGGCGCCGAGGTCGCGCATCACGCGCACGGCCTCTTCCATGCCCTTGGCCATGTCTTCCGACAGCTTGCCGTCCGGGCCTTCGTACCAGCTGCGGGCCAGGGCGATGCGCATGCCCTTGATCGGGCGCTGCGCCGCGGCGCCGTAGTCGACCTTCGCGGTGCGCGCGGAGGCCTGGTCGTTGGGATCGTGGCCGGCCAGCACGTCGAGCATCAGCGCGCAGTCCTCGGTCGTCCAGGCCATGGGCCCGGCGGTGTCGAGGCTGAAGGAGAGCGGGAAGACGCCGCAGCGACTCACAAGCCCATAGGTCGGCTTGATGCCGGCGATGGCGCAGTAGCCTGCCGGGTTGCGGATCGAGCCGCCGGTGTCTGATCCCATCGCGCCCATGCAGAGCGCCGCCGCGACGGCCGCGCCCGAGCCGCTCGAGGAGCCGCCGGGCTGGAACTCGATGTTCCACGGGTTGCGCACGGGCGGAAACGGCTGGTCCGGCGTCATCGCGCCGTTGGCGAACTCGTGGGTGCCGAGTTTGCCCAGGATCACGGCGCCGCCGGCCTTCAGGCGCCGCACGGTCTCCGCATCGATCGCCGGCACATAGTCGATCCTGAGATGCGAGTGGCCGGTCGTCTTGATGCCGGCCGTCTCGTAGATGTCCTTCAGGCCGATCGGGATGCCGTGCATCGGCCCGCGCCGCAGGCCGCCGCTCATCTCCATGTCGGCCTGGCGCGCGGCATTGAGCGCGATGTCCGCCGTCACGGTGACGTAGCTCGAGAGGTTGCGATCGACGGTGGCGATGCGCGCGAGGAAGGCCTCGGTGAGCCTGGTGGAAGTGAGATCGCCGCGTGCCATCAGGCGACCTGCCTCGGCAATACGGAGCGTCGTGAGATCGGTCATGGGACCCTCCTACTCGTCGGCCCGGAAGATCTGCGGCGGCTCGGCTGCCCAGGCCCAGCGCTGGGGGATGCGATCCATCAGGCCGAGCAGCCCGACATAGCCCTTGTGCAGATGCCCGATGTCTTCCTCGGTCAGGGTGAGACCGGTCAGCGCGGCGCGTGCCCGAAACTCCTCGAGCGTTGGCGCCTTGATCGACGATGTCATGAGAATCCTCCGCCCGGCCGAACATGCAATCGACATGCCGCGTGATTCGCGGTGGCCGGCATCGCGTTGGCTTGGCGCTTGCATGATGGAAGGCGCGAGCGTCTCCCGGTGGGGTTGTCGACGCGATCGCCGAACTCAGGAGCGATGAATGTTCAAAGGCCTTCGTATCGCCGTTGCCGGCTTCGGCGTTCTCGCAGCGACCGCGTTGCCTGCCTTCGCACAAGGCACTCTGCGCATCGGCATGACAGCCGCCGACATTCCCCTGACCACAGGGCAGCCCGACCAGGGCTTCGAGGGTTTCCGCTTCGCCGGCTATACGATCTATGACGCACTCGTGAACTGGGACCTGTCGAAGGCCGACACGATCGCCGACATCCGCCCGGGTCTTGCGCTGTCCTGGGCGCCGGTCGAGGGCGAGCCGACCAAGTGGGTCTTCAAGCTGCGCGAGGGCGTGAAGTTCCACGACGGATCGGACTTCGACGCCGATGCGGTGATCTGGAACCTCGACAAGGTCCTGAACGACAAGTCGCCCCAGTTCGACAGCAAGCAGCTCGCCCAGGTGCGCGCGCGCATCCCGACGCTGGTCGGCTACAAGAAGATCGACAAGAACACGGTCGAGCTCACCACCCGGATCGTGAACTCGCTGTTCCCGTACGACATGTCCTACGTCTTCTATTCCAGCCCGGCGAACTGGGAGAAGCAGGGCAAGGACTGGAACAAGGTCGCGCTGAACCCGTCGGGCACCGGCCCGTTCAAGGTCGACCGCGTCGTGCCGCGCGAGCGCCTGGAACTCTCGCGCAACGCCGAATACTGGGAAAAGGCGCGCGTGCCGAAGGTCGACAAGGTGATCCTGTTCCCGATGCCGGAGGCCGCGACCCGCACGGCCGCCCTCCTGGCGGGCCAGGTCGACTGGATCGAAGTGCCGGCGCCCGACGCCATCCCGCGCCTCAAGCAGGGTGGCATGACCATCGTCACCAACAAGTATCCGCACAACTGGGCCTATCAGCCCAGCATGGTCGAGGGCTCGCCGTGGACCGACATCCGGGTGCGCAAGGCGGCCAACCTCGCGATCGATCGCGCCGGAATCAACAAGCTGCTGGGCGGCCTGATGATCGAGTCCAAGGGCCATGTCTATCCGGGCCATCCGTGGTTCGGCTCGCCCTCCTTCGACATCAAGTACGATCCGGCGGCGGCCAAGAAGCTGCTGGCTGAAGCGGGCTACAGCGCGACCAAAAAGCCGAAGATCAAGATCGCGATCTCGACCTCGGGTTCGGGCCAGATGCTGCCGTTGCCGATGAACGAATACGTGCAGGAGAACCTGAACGCCGTGGGCTTCGACGCGACATTCGAGGTCATGGAATGGAATGCGCTGGTGACCTTCGCTTTCCAGCCGGTGACGGGCGACAACGCCAAGAAGGCCGGCGTGAACGGCATCAACATCAGCCGCGCCACGGTCGATCCCTACTCGGCTTTCACGCGCCTGATGAACAGCAACTTCGTGCCGCCGGTTGGCGCCAACTGGGGCGTGCTGAAGGACGAGAAGCTCGATGCCATGATCAACAAGGCGCACACCAGCTTCGACAAGGCCGAGCAGACCAAGGCCCTGTCCGAGGTCCACACCTACATCGTCGACCAGTCCTACTGGGTCTGGATCGCGCACGACCTCAACCCGCGTGCGATGAGCCCCAAGGTGAAGGGCTTCGTGCAGGCGCAGAGCTGGTTCCAGGACCTGACGCCGGTCGAAATCAAGTAGCGCAACACGCATCAAAGAGAGGCGGGCCGCAATGCTCCTCTACGCCCTACGCCGCCTGATCTACCTCGTCCCTGTCGCCTTCGGCGTGTCACTGCTCGTCTTCGCGCTGGTGCACCTGGCGCCGGGCGATCCGATCTCCGCGATCGTGCCGCCGGATGCGCCCAAGGAAGTGGTCGACAAGCTCAAGGAGTATTACGGCTTCGACAAGCCGCTGCCGGTGCAATACCTGCGCTGGCTCGGCGTGACGCTGACCGGCGACCTCGGCACCTCGATC
This DNA window, taken from Reyranella humidisoli, encodes the following:
- a CDS encoding DUF3303 domain-containing protein; translated protein: MLFMVVEKLKNQDGKAVYRKLQKGRGLPDGLEFVASYVTADLGRCFQLMRTDDITTFQRWIADWQEVVEFEVVPVVEGKTTREALEPLL
- a CDS encoding GFA family protein, which gives rise to MITGGCHCGAIRYQAGGDALHHALCHCTDCRRHAGAPMVGWTMYPHDAVKVTKGTPKVYASSEHGRRHFCPDCGTGLFYDNAKMLPGLIDIQSATYDDPDAVPAQVHIQVADRIGWMKNAHELPAFDRYPPQP
- a CDS encoding M81 family metallopeptidase, encoding MTKRVFIAALGTETNQFVPFPTGLRGYQEHGIWHGDATKHAPTNFTAPMHVWRKETEKRGWTVIEGLSTFAAPSGTTVRKVYEDFRDEVLDGVKAALPLDAVLINVHGAMVADGYDDCEGDLLSRIRAIVGPKVAIGAEFDLHCHLSALMLDSADVLVGYKEYPHTDTMERAAELFAIIADTVEGKVKPVMARYDCRMIAQYRTSVPPISEYVVRMKSLEGKDGILSVSLSHGFSFADVEDVGTRTLVVADGDMKKAEALAEQLGKELWDNRERYATKYLTIDEAMDRAASHNQGPLVLADRADNPGSGAPGDSTFVLKALVEREIGPALFGVMWDPMAFQIAEEAGEGARIRMRLGGKSGTVSGDPVDLDVTVKKIARNVFQPYGPVMSPLGDMALLSSEHVDIAICTRRNQTFHADAFRAVGAEPADYRVVVVKSAQHFYNGFVGVAKEILYVATPGAADPDVTRWPYTKRKTPFWPKVADPWK
- a CDS encoding DNA-3-methyladenine glycosylase I — encoded protein: MSGADGKPRCGWVSDDPLYQKYHDTEWGRPLRDDRALFELLTLEGCQAGLSWITVLRKREHYRKVYDGFAPEKIARYRPAKLEKLLLDPGIIRHKGKIAASVTNAQAYLALMEREGSFSRFLWSFVGGKPKKNRPKDLKGVPARTPESDALSKALQKAGFKFVGSTICYAFMQASGVVDDHVVGCHCAKE
- a CDS encoding haloacid dehalogenase type II, producing the protein MSKVPANLKVCIFDVFGTVVDWRGSLIADLPALGRKYGIETDWTSFADDWRGLYQPQMGRVRKGELPWTRIDDLHKEAFEMLLQKRGLKHPGEEGAWEFTHLWHKLRPWPDSVEGIGMMKKKYVVATLSNGNVALLINMAKNGGIPWDHCFSGETFHHYKPDPEAYLGVVDSMYLKPEQVMLVAAHNNDLAAAQKCGLSTGFVLRPGEHGPGQTRDLKAEGDWNAVGTSMIDLAKKLGC
- a CDS encoding ABC transporter substrate-binding protein, giving the protein MSVSRRTFIAASALAALPIPALAQEKVVRFGISMADVPLTTGQPDRGAGAYKFTGYTLYDPLVAWEMDISDRPGKLIPGLATEWKVNDADKTLWTFKLRDGVKFHDGSAFNADAVIWNFDKVFDTKAPQFDQRQASQVRPRLPSVASYKKIDDMTVEVKTKVVDALFPYQMLWFLVSSPAQFEKLGKDWNKFASEPSGTGPFKLARLVPRERAELVKNEAYWNPKRIPKADRMILVVAPEGATRTAALLSGSVDLIETPTPDTVDRLTKAGMKIVQNVTPHVWNYHPSMLPGSPWTDIRLRKAANLAIDRTAIVQLLGGLATPAFGQVDKSSPWFGKPNFEIKFAPDEARMLMSAAGFSKAQPLKTKFVVASGGSGQMLSLPMNEAIQQMFKDVYIDLEFKVVELEALYTAWRAGAKAEMNKDVTANNIAYVTSDPLYAFTRFFASNQGAPVGVNWSNYASPEVDKLIDEALQQFDPARQDAIMARVHEKVVDDAVLIWVVHDTNPHALSPKIKSYIQAQHWFQDLTTIGV
- a CDS encoding amidase, with amino-acid sequence MTDLTTLRIAEAGRLMARGDLTSTRLTEAFLARIATVDRNLSSYVTVTADIALNAARQADMEMSGGLRRGPMHGIPIGLKDIYETAGIKTTGHSHLRIDYVPAIDAETVRRLKAGGAVILGKLGTHEFANGAMTPDQPFPPVRNPWNIEFQPGGSSSGSGAAVAAALCMGAMGSDTGGSIRNPAGYCAIAGIKPTYGLVSRCGVFPLSFSLDTAGPMAWTTEDCALMLDVLAGHDPNDQASARTAKVDYGAAAQRPIKGMRIALARSWYEGPDGKLSEDMAKGMEEAVRVMRDLGATVEEVVFPDIRDYHICGRVIITTEAHAIHRRDVIERPEKFGYTTRRRFQLGAFLSAEQYISALRFRRKLQQDTREAMRGYDLVMTANQWGPPEIFEEPAPIFHFLGKPSLSMPFNVTGQPAAAVCCGFGADGMPLAFQLAGRAFDEASVIAAGSAYERATPWRSHRPKL
- a CDS encoding ABC transporter substrate-binding protein, with amino-acid sequence MFKGLRIAVAGFGVLAATALPAFAQGTLRIGMTAADIPLTTGQPDQGFEGFRFAGYTIYDALVNWDLSKADTIADIRPGLALSWAPVEGEPTKWVFKLREGVKFHDGSDFDADAVIWNLDKVLNDKSPQFDSKQLAQVRARIPTLVGYKKIDKNTVELTTRIVNSLFPYDMSYVFYSSPANWEKQGKDWNKVALNPSGTGPFKVDRVVPRERLELSRNAEYWEKARVPKVDKVILFPMPEAATRTAALLAGQVDWIEVPAPDAIPRLKQGGMTIVTNKYPHNWAYQPSMVEGSPWTDIRVRKAANLAIDRAGINKLLGGLMIESKGHVYPGHPWFGSPSFDIKYDPAAAKKLLAEAGYSATKKPKIKIAISTSGSGQMLPLPMNEYVQENLNAVGFDATFEVMEWNALVTFAFQPVTGDNAKKAGVNGINISRATVDPYSAFTRLMNSNFVPPVGANWGVLKDEKLDAMINKAHTSFDKAEQTKALSEVHTYIVDQSYWVWIAHDLNPRAMSPKVKGFVQAQSWFQDLTPVEIK